The Candidatus Nanopelagicales bacterium genome contains the following window.
CTCAGAGCGGGTATTCGGCTTCGCCTGCGACCCTTCCTCGCTCGGAGCCAGTGTCCTCGAGCATGCTCGCTGCCACTTAACCTCGCTCAGAGCGGGTATTCGGCTTCGCCTGCGACCCTTCCTCGCTCGGAGCCAGTGTCCTCGAGCATGCTCGCTGCTACTTAACCTCGCTCAGAGCGGGTGACCGGGATCGAACCGGCATGGCCAGCTTGGAAGGCTGGGGCTCTACCATTGAGCTACACCCGCGTGCGCCGCGTGCTTGCGCCTGATCAGGGTACAGAACGTTCGCGCGAACGAGTGGTTGAGCCGCGATTACGTCGTCCCTTGTTCGCAGACCCCATGCCGCGTTTCCCAATACGACCGCGCCCCGCAGCGGGCTCTGGCGCCGCCGTTAGACTGACGGAGCTATTGCCGCGGGGCGTAGCGTAGTGGCTAGCGCGCCTGCTTTGGGAGCAGGAGATCGGGAGTTCGAGTCTCCCCGCCCCGACAAGGTTCGAGCCCACGGCCCGGACCACAACCAGTCCGCCAGGGAACCCGTCCCGGTGGGCGCCGACACCCGAGGATCGTTTGTGAAGAGTTCGGTCGAGACCCTGTCTCCCACCCGCGTCAAGCTCACCGTTGAGGTCCCGTTCGAGGAGATGAGCGATTCCCTCGCGGCGGCCTACACCCGGATCAGTTCGCAGGTCACCATTCCCGGATTCCGCAAAGGCAAGGTCCCCCCGCGAGTGATCGACCAACGCGTTGGCCGGGGGTCCGTTCTGGAGGAGGCGGTCAACGAGGCCCTCCCAGCCGCCTACGACGCCGCGATCACCGAGAACGAGGTCGTCGCCGTCGGGCAGCCGCAGGTTGAGGTCACTGAACTCGAAGACAACGAGAAGTTGGTTTTCACCGCCGAGGTCGACATTCGGCCCGAGTTTGAACTGCCTGAGTACGCCGGCCTGGCCGTGACGGTCGCCGACACCGAGGTCACTGACGAGAAAGTGACTGAGCAACTTGACGAACTGCGCAAGCGTTTCGCCACTGCGCTACCAGTCGAGCGGGCAGCGCAGGACGATGACTTGGTCCTCATTGACGTCGAGGGCACTCTCGATGGCGAGAAGCAAGAGGAATACAGCGCCACGGCCCTGTCCTACGAGGTCGGATCCGCTGGCATGGTCAACGGCGCCGACGAAGCGATCCGTGGACTTTCCGAAGGCGAGACGGCAACATTCCCCTTCACCCCGGAAGAGGGCGAGCTGGCCGGAAAGGAACTCTCCATCACAGTGTCAGTGCAGGGGGTGCGTGAGCGCTCGCTGCCTGACGCAGACGACGAGTTTGCCCAACTTGCCAGCGAGTTCGACACACTCGAGGAACTTCGCGGCGACCTGCAGGACCGGGTTGCGCGGATGGCACTGGTTGAGCAGGGAATGGAAGCACGCGAGAAGGCACTTGAGCAACTGCTCGAGACGGTCGAGATTCCAGTCCCGCAGAGTCTGTTAGAGGCACAAGTTGCCGAGCACTTCGAAGACGGTCACGGTGATGACGAGCACCGCTCTGAGGTCGAAGAGAACACCAGCAAATCCATCAGGACTCAGTTCCTCCTCGACAAGATTGCTGACACCGAGGAGCTCTCGGTCGGCCAGGCGGAGTTGACCCAATGGCTGATCGCCCAGGCACCTCGATACGGCATGAGCCCAGACCAGTTCGCTGACGCGTTGGTCCAGGCCGGACAGGTCCCGATGGCTGTCGCTGACGTTCGCCGCGGTAAAGCGTTGGCGACGGTCCTGCAGAAGGCTGCCGTGACCGATGCCAGTGGCAACGAGGTCAACCTGGCGGCGCTCGATGAGGCCGAGGCCGACGAGATGGAAGAGGAGCTTGAAGAGGCCCTCGAAGAACTCGCCGAGGAAGAGATCGCCGAGGAACTTGTCGAAGAGTTGGCTGAGGAAATTGCCGAGGAGATCGTCGAAGAAGTTATCGCCGAGGAGATCGCTGAAGAGATCGCCGAGGAGATCGCCGAAGCTGCTGACCAGGCCGAATCCAAGGACTAACGCACGGCGCTCCTTGGCGGGCTGAGTTGGTGCGCCCTGGGCGAACACGAGCACGTTCCGGGATGTTCCTGAGNNNNNNNNNNNNNNNNNNNNNNNNNNNNNNNNNNNNNNNNNNNNNNNNNNNNNNNNNNNNNNNNNNNNNNNNNNNNNNNNNNNNNNNNNNNNNNNNNNNNTGGCGGGCTGAGTTGGTGCGCCCTGGGCGAACACGAGCACGTTCCGGGATGTTCCTGAGCCCCTGCCGGGTTAGGGTCAACAAGCCGCAAATTCACTAGCCTGACTTGAGGGGTGCGAAAGCGTGACCACTGATTCCACTGCCGACATTCGCAGTGCCGCTGCCGTTGGCTTCGGGCACGACGATTCCGTCTACAAGCGCCTCCTCGACGAGCGAATCATCTTCCTCGGCTCCGCGGTGGAG
Protein-coding sequences here:
- a CDS encoding trigger factor, with amino-acid sequence MKSSVETLSPTRVKLTVEVPFEEMSDSLAAAYTRISSQVTIPGFRKGKVPPRVIDQRVGRGSVLEEAVNEALPAAYDAAITENEVVAVGQPQVEVTELEDNEKLVFTAEVDIRPEFELPEYAGLAVTVADTEVTDEKVTEQLDELRKRFATALPVERAAQDDDLVLIDVEGTLDGEKQEEYSATALSYEVGSAGMVNGADEAIRGLSEGETATFPFTPEEGELAGKELSITVSVQGVRERSLPDADDEFAQLASEFDTLEELRGDLQDRVARMALVEQGMEAREKALEQLLETVEIPVPQSLLEAQVAEHFEDGHGDDEHRSEVEENTSKSIRTQFLLDKIADTEELSVGQAELTQWLIAQAPRYGMSPDQFADALVQAGQVPMAVADVRRGKALATVLQKAAVTDASGNEVNLAALDEAEADEMEEELEEALEELAEEEIAEELVEELAEEIAEEIVEEVIAEEIAEEIAEEIAEAADQAESKD